One part of the Dioscorea cayenensis subsp. rotundata cultivar TDr96_F1 chromosome 2, TDr96_F1_v2_PseudoChromosome.rev07_lg8_w22 25.fasta, whole genome shotgun sequence genome encodes these proteins:
- the LOC120274968 gene encoding zeatin O-glucosyltransferase-like — protein MSFAATAAISIPNVETYVFHTVAAISLSFLQWEARGKPPEPWVQSLNLPDLSFDSCFTDEFFNFFKFQHSLTSTASGRLINSSVSIEDIFLQHLRQEPNWQGQKVFAIGPLNPVINIKPRMTTSRCLQWLDEQPLASVVYVAFGTTTSFSQEQVGEIKNGLVSSGQRFILMCRDADLGDIFAGGNSVEKCDEIEEVGGGVVVRGWAPQLEILSHSSMAAFMSHCGWNSCMESLSLGVPVLAWPMHSDQPWNAVLLTEILKVGILVREWKKRNELVTKETVKDLVLKIVVGDEGKKMRERAVEIKDSLREAMSEAGASKIEFDSFIAHITRS, from the coding sequence ATGTCCTTCGCTGCCACCGCTGCCATCTCCATCCCCAACGTAGAAACTTACGTTTTCCACACTGTTGCTGCCATCAGCCTCTCCTTCCTCCAATGGGAAGCTCGTGGCAAGCCACCGGAACCATGGGTTCAGTCTCTCAACTTGCCTGATCTCTCCTTTGACTCTTGCTTCACCGATGagttcttcaacttcttcaagTTCCAGCACTCTCTCACCTCCACTGCTTCCGGACGGTTAATCAACTCATCCGTTTCCATTGAAGATATCTTTCTACAACATCTCCGGCAAGAACCAAACTGGCAAGGCCAGAAGGTCTTCGCCATTGGCCCTTTGAACCCTGTGATCAATATCAAACCAAGAATGACTACTTCTCGGTGCTTGCAGTGGCTGGACGAGCAGCCGCTTGCGTCGGTTGTTTATGTTGCGTTTGGCACGACCACATCTTTTTCCCAAGAACAAGTTGGTGAGATTAAGAATGGGTTGGTTTCAAGTGGACAAAGATTCATCTTGATGTGCCGTGATGCTGATCTCGGTGATATTTTTGCCGGTGGGAATAGTGTTGAAAAGTGTGATGAGATTGAAGAAGTGGGGGGTGGAGTGGTAGTGAGAGGTTGGGCACCACAGTTGGAGATCTTGAGCCATTCTTCAATGGCTGCTTTCATGAGTCACTGTGGATGGAACTCTTGCATGGAGAGCTTGAGCTTGGGAGTTCCTGTTTTAGCATGGCCTATGCACTCTGATCAGCCATGGAATGCTGTGCTTTTGACGGAGATTCTCAAAGTGGGGATTTTAGTTCGGGAGTGGAAGAAGAGGAATGAGCTTGTGACTAAGGAGACAGTGaaggatttggttttaaaaattgTGGTCGGTGatgaagggaagaagatgagagaaagagcagTGGAGATTAAAGATAGTCTTAGAGAAGCCATGTCTGAAGCTGGTGCTTCTAAGATTGAGTTTGATTCTTTCATTGCTCATATCACTAGATCATGA
- the LOC120274978 gene encoding zinc finger MYM-type protein 1-like: MGPCQPVGHNFPRKQQGKDLRSFKEVWFQKFDWLEYSMEKDAAYCFYCYLFKQPRGDKLGIDAFTKTGFSNWKKAMEVFTEHVGGVNSNHNNARRHCEDFKNQRQSVSHIFSSHSREMEVAYRARVTAVLRVVRFLLLQGLAFRGHDESSSSTNRDNFLEMLNWYGTEVESVGRVINEKCSLEIIK; this comes from the coding sequence ATGGGTCCATGTCAACCAGTTGGCCACAATTTTCCTAGAAAACAACAAGGAAAAGATTTGAGAAGCTTTAAAGAAGTGTGGTTTCAGAAATTTGATTGGTTGGAATATAGTATGGAGAAAGATGCagcttattgtttttattgctaTCTTTTTAAGCAACCAAGGGGTGATAAACTTGGGATTGATGCCTTCACGAAGACAGGGTTTAGCAATTGGAAGAAAGCAATGGAAGTTTTCACTGAGCATGTTGGTGGAGTTAATAGCAACCACAACAATGCAAGGCGACATTGTGAGGATTTCAAAAATCAGAGGCAAAGCGTGTCGCATATATTCTCTTCTCATAGCCGAGAAATGGAGGTTGCATATAGAGCTCGTGTCACTGCTGTTTTACGCGTTGTTAGATTTCTTCTGTTGCAAGGTCTTGCTTTTCGTGGACATGATGAATCTTCAAGTTCTACTAACAGGGACAACTTTTTAGAGATGCTGAATTGGTATGGAACAGAAGTTGAAAGTGTTGGTCGTGTGATTAATGAAAAATGCTCCCTCGAAATAATCAAATGA